The proteins below are encoded in one region of Nitrosomonas ureae:
- a CDS encoding cyclic peptide export ABC transporter: protein MKKRFNQSSEVTELLRPFLAWIMLSAGAGIAAGAATVALLDTINHVLHYPEGLTGNLLLVFTALCVLVLIGRMVSDMSTNLVGQRLVAQIRKTLARKILGAPIDALERYRTHRLMPVLTQDIDMISDVAFTLASTVIAIAIVLGCLGYLAWLSPQLFVLLIVALIVGATVQAWAQARGVAGFWKARDLEETLHKAYRGISDGAKELRMHRSRRSRVLEDQIDLTVDKIRAINQKAINTYVMATAFGSALFFMLIAVVLWWATIQHPAPEVVSGFVMVLLFLKGPMEQIIETLPGIGRAKVAFQRIKDLSVRFASPEAYLNLALEPSMISLNESIQLVGVRYAFNVPEGGEAFVLGPIDLILKPGELVFVVGDNGSGKTTLIKLLLGLYAPQEGEIHLDGKPVVADSHDDYRQLFTTVFSDFYLFEELVTDEIYRAHGLSEKALPYLQRLEIAHKVSVKDGTFSTIDLSTGQRKRLALVHAYLEGRPVLVFDEWAADQDPTFRHLFYTELLPELRTKGHLLVVISHDDRYFHLADRVVCMKFGQIVDNSKYR, encoded by the coding sequence ATGAAGAAAAGATTCAATCAATCGTCCGAAGTTACAGAACTGTTGCGGCCGTTTTTAGCATGGATTATGTTGTCAGCCGGAGCGGGTATCGCGGCAGGGGCTGCTACCGTGGCCTTATTGGATACGATCAATCATGTACTCCATTACCCCGAAGGATTGACAGGAAATCTGCTATTGGTTTTTACTGCCTTGTGTGTTTTGGTTTTAATAGGCCGCATGGTATCCGATATGTCGACTAATCTTGTGGGGCAACGGTTGGTCGCGCAGATACGCAAAACACTGGCACGCAAAATACTCGGAGCTCCGATTGATGCATTGGAGCGTTATCGTACCCATCGTTTAATGCCTGTATTGACACAGGATATTGATATGATTAGCGATGTAGCCTTTACGTTGGCTTCAACTGTCATTGCGATCGCCATCGTACTGGGATGTCTGGGCTACCTCGCCTGGTTGTCTCCGCAGCTATTTGTGCTATTGATTGTGGCATTGATCGTGGGCGCTACGGTACAGGCTTGGGCGCAGGCTCGGGGTGTCGCCGGTTTCTGGAAAGCAAGGGATTTGGAGGAAACTCTCCATAAGGCATATCGTGGCATCAGCGATGGTGCCAAAGAGTTACGCATGCATCGATCACGTAGAAGCCGTGTGCTGGAAGATCAAATCGACCTGACTGTGGACAAAATCCGCGCCATCAATCAGAAAGCAATTAACACCTATGTTATGGCAACGGCATTTGGTTCGGCACTTTTCTTTATGCTGATCGCTGTAGTCCTATGGTGGGCAACGATTCAGCATCCAGCACCGGAAGTGGTGAGCGGGTTCGTGATGGTATTGCTCTTCCTCAAAGGACCGATGGAGCAAATCATAGAGACTTTACCGGGTATCGGGCGAGCCAAGGTGGCGTTTCAGCGCATCAAAGACCTTTCAGTACGCTTCGCCAGTCCTGAAGCTTATCTGAATTTAGCGCTCGAGCCATCCATGATTTCGCTCAACGAAAGTATTCAATTAGTTGGCGTCCGCTATGCTTTCAATGTACCTGAGGGTGGAGAAGCGTTCGTGTTGGGACCAATCGATTTGATCCTAAAACCTGGCGAATTGGTGTTTGTGGTAGGTGACAATGGTTCCGGCAAGACGACATTGATTAAGTTGTTGTTAGGACTGTATGCACCGCAAGAAGGTGAGATTCATCTTGATGGAAAGCCAGTGGTTGCCGATAGTCACGACGACTATCGGCAACTCTTTACAACAGTTTTTTCGGATTTCTACTTGTTTGAAGAACTCGTGACTGATGAAATCTACAGAGCACATGGATTGTCGGAAAAAGCTTTACCATATCTTCAGCGCTTGGAGATCGCACATAAAGTATCAGTCAAAGATGGAACATTTAGCACAATTGATCTGTCGACAGGACAGCGCAAACGTCTTGCCTTGGTACATGCTTATTTGGAAGGACGTCCCGTTCTCGTATTCGACGAATGGGCTGCCGATCAAGACCCAAC